The Rhododendron vialii isolate Sample 1 chromosome 5a, ASM3025357v1 genome contains a region encoding:
- the LOC131326017 gene encoding uncharacterized protein LOC131326017 isoform X1, with translation MSADYYKILQVDRNSTDDGLKKAYRKLEAKFKEISEAYHVLSDPQKRAVYDKYGEEGLKRRFSPRSADHFHPGSTTGEFVSGGNGSPSSIRMNPRSPDDVFRELFGHPSPSVGGSRAGGTSSGSQGNNIFAEDIFANYGDRKAAAIEQTLPCSLEDLYKGTSKKMKISREVTDPFGRPTTVEELLTIDIKPGWKKGTKITFPEKGNEQRGVVPSDLVFVIDEKPHGVFKRDGNDLVITQRISLVEALTGYTAEIATLDGRNLTVPINTIISPAHEQVLTGEGMPLPKEPSKKGNLTIKFDVFPSRLTSEQKNGIKRLLTLW, from the exons atgagtGCAGATTACTACAAAATTCTTCAGGTGGATCGAAACTCCACCGACGATGGCTTGAAGAAAGCCTATCGAAAGCTCGAAGCCAAATTTAAAGAAATTTCCGAAGCCTACCAC GTTTTGAGTGATCCTCAGAAGAGAGCGGTCTACGATAAGTACGGAGAAGAAGGATTGAAGAGACGGTTCAGTCCTCGAAGCGCGGACCATTTTCATCCCGGATCCACCACTGGGGAATTCGTCTCCGGTGGCAACGGTAGTCCGTCATCCATCCGAATGAATCCTCGAAGCCCGGACGACGTATTCCGCGAGCTTTTCGGGCATCCGAGCCCGTCTGTAGGAGGATCACGCGCCGGCGGCACGTCCTCTGGTTCTCAAGGGAATAATATATTTGCAGAGGATATATTTGCCAATTACGGGGATCGCAAGGCGGCGGCGATAGAGCAGACGCTGCCTTGTAGTCTGGAGGATCTTTACAAGGGGACTAGCAAGAAGATGAAGATCTCTAGAGAGGTCACTGATCCCTTTGG GAGACCCACGACAGTGGAGGAACTTCTCACGATCGATATCAAGCCAGGCTGGAAAAAAGGAACGAAAATAACTTTCCCAGAGAAAGGAAACGAGCAACGAGGCGTCGTACCTTCGGACCTCGTCTTCGTCATCGATGAGAAGCCTCACGGCGTCTTCAAAAGGGACGGCAACGATCTAGTTATCACCCAGAGGATCTCCCTCGTGGAAGCTCTAACAGGGTACACGGCAGAGATCGCGACCCTCGATGGGCGGAACCTGACGGTTCCCATCAACACCATCATCAGTCCCGCCCACGAACAAGTTCTAACCGGGGAGGGCATGCCGTTACCCAAGGAACCGTCGAAGAAAGGCAACTTGACGATCAAGTTTGACGTGTTCCCGAGCAGGCTTACTTCGGAGCAGAAAAATGGCATCAAGAGATTGCTGACATTGTGGTAG
- the LOC131326017 gene encoding uncharacterized protein LOC131326017 isoform X2 — protein sequence MSADYYKILQVDRNSTDDGLKKAYRKLEAKFKEISEAYHVLSDPQKRAVYDKYGEEGLKRRFSPRSAEFVSGGNGSPSSIRMNPRSPDDVFRELFGHPSPSVGGSRAGGTSSGSQGNNIFAEDIFANYGDRKAAAIEQTLPCSLEDLYKGTSKKMKISREVTDPFGRPTTVEELLTIDIKPGWKKGTKITFPEKGNEQRGVVPSDLVFVIDEKPHGVFKRDGNDLVITQRISLVEALTGYTAEIATLDGRNLTVPINTIISPAHEQVLTGEGMPLPKEPSKKGNLTIKFDVFPSRLTSEQKNGIKRLLTLW from the exons atgagtGCAGATTACTACAAAATTCTTCAGGTGGATCGAAACTCCACCGACGATGGCTTGAAGAAAGCCTATCGAAAGCTCGAAGCCAAATTTAAAGAAATTTCCGAAGCCTACCAC GTTTTGAGTGATCCTCAGAAGAGAGCGGTCTACGATAAGTACGGAGAAGAAGGATTGAAGAGACGGTTCAGTCCTCGAAGCGC GGAATTCGTCTCCGGTGGCAACGGTAGTCCGTCATCCATCCGAATGAATCCTCGAAGCCCGGACGACGTATTCCGCGAGCTTTTCGGGCATCCGAGCCCGTCTGTAGGAGGATCACGCGCCGGCGGCACGTCCTCTGGTTCTCAAGGGAATAATATATTTGCAGAGGATATATTTGCCAATTACGGGGATCGCAAGGCGGCGGCGATAGAGCAGACGCTGCCTTGTAGTCTGGAGGATCTTTACAAGGGGACTAGCAAGAAGATGAAGATCTCTAGAGAGGTCACTGATCCCTTTGG GAGACCCACGACAGTGGAGGAACTTCTCACGATCGATATCAAGCCAGGCTGGAAAAAAGGAACGAAAATAACTTTCCCAGAGAAAGGAAACGAGCAACGAGGCGTCGTACCTTCGGACCTCGTCTTCGTCATCGATGAGAAGCCTCACGGCGTCTTCAAAAGGGACGGCAACGATCTAGTTATCACCCAGAGGATCTCCCTCGTGGAAGCTCTAACAGGGTACACGGCAGAGATCGCGACCCTCGATGGGCGGAACCTGACGGTTCCCATCAACACCATCATCAGTCCCGCCCACGAACAAGTTCTAACCGGGGAGGGCATGCCGTTACCCAAGGAACCGTCGAAGAAAGGCAACTTGACGATCAAGTTTGACGTGTTCCCGAGCAGGCTTACTTCGGAGCAGAAAAATGGCATCAAGAGATTGCTGACATTGTGGTAG
- the LOC131326019 gene encoding uncharacterized protein LOC131326019, whose product MGADYYKILQVDRNSSDDDLKKAYRKLAMKWHPDKNPNNKSQSEAKFKQISEAYDVLSDPQKRAIYDQYGEEGLKGQAPPPPDSGGGYAGGGGPSFRFNPRSADDIFSEFFGFSSPFGGGMGDMGGGSRAGASSGFPRSTFAEEIFANYRGAGGGGGDGFGHNMPRKAAAIERTLPCSLEDLYKGTSKKMKISREVVADASGRSTTVEEIITIDIKPGWKKGTKITFPEKGNEQRGVIPSDLVFIIDEKPHSVYKRDGNDLVITQKISLVEALTGYTAQIATLDGRNLTVPISAIISPTYEEVVKGEGMPIPKEPSKKGNLRIKFNIKFPSRLTSDQKTGIKRLLTS is encoded by the exons atGGGTGCAGACTACTACAAAATCCTTCAGGTGGATCGGAACTCCAGCGACGATGACTTGAAGAAAGCCTATCGCAAGCTCGCCATGAAATGGCACCCCGACAAAAACCCTAACAACAAGAGCCAATCCGAAGCCAAATTCAAACAAATCTCCGAAGCCTACGAC GTTTTGAGCGATCCGCAAAAGAGAGCAATCTACGATCAGTACGGAGAAGAAGGATTGAAAGGACAGGCCCCGCCTCCGCCTGATTCCGGCGGCGGATATGCCGGCGGCGGTGGCCCGTCGTTCCGATTCAATCCTCGGAGCGCGGATGATATATTCTCGGAGTTTTTCGGGTTTTCGAGCCCGTTTGGAGGAGGGATGGGGGACATGGGAGGAGGATCGCGCGCTGGCGCATCGTCGGGGTTTCCTAGGAGTACGTTTGCAGAGGAAATATTTGCCAATTATAGGGGTgctggtggaggtggtggtgatgggttTGGTCATAATATGCCGCGGAAGGCGGCGGCGATAGAGAGGACATTACCTTGTAGTTTGGAGGATTTGTACAAGGGGACTAGTAAGAAGATGAAGATTTCTAGAGAGGTGGTCGCTGATGCCAGTGG GAGATCCACCACAGTGGAGGAAATTATTACCATCGATATCAAGCCAGGTTggaaaaaaggaacaaaaataacttttccaGAGAAAGGAAATGAACAAAGAGGTGTTATACCCTCCGACCTGGTCTTCATTATTGATGAGAAGCCTCACAGTGTCTATAAAAGGGACGGCAATGATTTAGTTATCACCCAGAAGATCTCCCTCGTGGAAGCTCTGACAGGATACACTGCACAGATTGCAACCCTTGATGGCCGAAATCTGACGGTTCCTATCAGTGCCATCATCAGTCCCACCTACGAAGAAGTTGTAAAAGGGGAGGGCATGCCAATACCCAAAGAACCATCGAAAAAAGGGAACTTGAGGATTAAGTTCAACATCAAGTTCCCCAGCAGGCTAACTTCAGATCAGAAAACTGGCATTAAGAGATTGTTGACTTCCTGA
- the LOC131326018 gene encoding uncharacterized protein LOC131326018, whose product MGADYYKILQVDRDSSDDDLKKAYRKLAMKWHPDKNPNNKKGSEAKFKQISEAYDVLSDPQKRAIYDQYGEEGLKGQAPPPPDAGGGGGGPTSFRFNPRSADDIFSEFFGFSSPFGGGMGDMGGGSRTGASSGFPRSMLAEEIFANFRGGGGGVGGVGDGFGHNVPRKAAAIERTLPCSLEDLSRGTSKKMKISREVTDNIGRPTTVEEILTIDIKPGWKKGTKITFPEKGNEQRGVIPSDLVFIIDEKPHSVFKRDGNDLVTTQKISLAEALTGYTAQITTLDGQNLTLPINAIISPTYEEVVKGEGMPIPKEPSKKGNLRIKFNIKFPSRLTSDQKSGIKRLLTS is encoded by the exons atGGGTGCAGACTATTATAAAATCCTTCAGGTGGATCGGGACTCCAGCGACGATGACTTGAAGAAAGCCTATCGAAAGCTCGCCATGAAATGGCACCCCGACAAGAACCCTAACAACAAGAAAGGCTCCGAAGCCAAATTCAAACAAATCTCCGAAGCCTACGAC GTTTTGAGTGACCCACAAAAGAGAGCAATCTATGATCAGTACGGAGAAGAAGGACTGAAAGGACAGGCGCCGCCTCCGCCTGAcgccggcggcggcggcggaggccCGACGTCGTTCCGGTTCAATCCGCGAAGCGCGGACGATATATTCTCGGAGTTTTTCGGGTTCTCGAGCCCGTTTGGAGGAGGGATGGGGGACATGGGGGGAGGATCGCGTACCGGCGCGTCGTCGGGGTTTCCTAGGAGTATGTTAGCAGAGGAAATATTTGCCAATTTTaggggtggtggaggtggagttGGAGGTGTTGGTGATGGGTTTGGTCACAATGTGCCGCGGAAGGCGGCCGCGATAGAGAGGACGTTGCCTTGTAGTTTGGAGGATTTGTCTAGGGGGACTAGTAAGAAGATGAAGATTTCTAGAGAAGTCACTGATAACATTGG GAGACCCACCACAGTGGAGGAAATTCTTACAATCGACATAAAGCCAGGTTggaaaaaaggaacaaaaataacttttccaGAGAAAGGAAACGAACAAAGAGGTGTTATACCCTCGGACCTTGTCTTCATCATTGATGAGAAGCCTCACAGTGTCTTTAAAAGGGACGGCAACGATCTAGTAACCACCCAGAAGATCTCCCTTGCGGAAGCTCTGACAGGATACACTGCACAGATCACAACCCTTGATGGCCAAAATCTGACGCTTCCTATCAATGCCATCATCAGTCCCACCTACGAAGAAGTTGTAAAAGGGGAGGGCATGCCGATACCCAAAGAACCATCGAAAAAAGGGAACTTGAGGATTAAGTTCAACATCAAGTTCCCCAGCAGGCTAACTTCAGATCAGAAATCTGGCATTAAGAGATTGTTGACTTCCTGA
- the LOC131326020 gene encoding PHD finger protein ALFIN-LIKE 2-like isoform X1: MEMASISSSPRTVEEIFKDYSGRRAGIVRALTYDVEDFYGLCDPEKENLCLYGHPDESWEVTLPAEEVPPELPEPALGINFARDGMNRKDWLSLVAVHSDCWLLSVAFYLGARLNRNERKRLFSLINELPTVFEVVTERKPVKDKPSTDSGSKSRGSTKRSSDGLVKSNPKLADENYEEDENEHSETLCGSCGGNYNADEFWIGCDICEKWFHGKCVKITPAKAESIKQYKCPSCSMKRGRQ; encoded by the exons ATGGAAATGGCTTCAATCTCTTCGAGTCCTCGCACGGTCGAAGAGATCTTCAAAGATTACAGCGGTCGTAGAGCTGGCATAGTTCGCGCTTTGACTTAcg ATGTCGAGGACTTTTACGGACTCTGTGATCCAG AGAAGGAGAACTTGTGTCTATATGGACATCCAGATGAAAGTTGGGAAGTCACTCTTCCAGCAGAGGAAGTTCCACCGGAGCTTCCAGAGCCTGCGCTTGGCATCAATTTTGCTAGAGACGGGATGAACCGTAAAGATTGGCTTTCACTGGTTGCAGTGCACAGCGACTGTTGGTTGCTCTCTGTGGCATTCTATCTTGGAGCTCGGCTCAACCGTAACGAAAG GAAACGCTTATTTAGCTTGATCAATGAACTGCCCACTGTTTTTGAAGTCGTGACAGAAAGGAAGCCTGTGAAAGACAAGCCCAGCACAGATAGTGGAAGCAAATCCCGGGGCAGCACAAAG AGATCGAGTGATGGACTGGTGAAAAGCAACCCAAAGCTTGCAGATGAGAATTACGAAGAGGATGAAAACGAACACAGCGAAACCCTCTGTGGGAGCTGCGGTGGGAACTATAACGCGGATGAGTTTTGGATCGGCTGCGACATCTGTGAGAAGTGGTTCCATGGGAAATGCGTGAAGATCACTCCAGCTAAAGCCGAAAGTATCAAACAATACAAATGCCCATCTTGCAGCATGAAGCGTGGAAGGCAGTAG
- the LOC131326020 gene encoding PHD finger protein ALFIN-LIKE 1-like isoform X2, translated as MEMASISSSPRTVEEIFKDYSGRRAGIVRALTYEKENLCLYGHPDESWEVTLPAEEVPPELPEPALGINFARDGMNRKDWLSLVAVHSDCWLLSVAFYLGARLNRNERKRLFSLINELPTVFEVVTERKPVKDKPSTDSGSKSRGSTKRSSDGLVKSNPKLADENYEEDENEHSETLCGSCGGNYNADEFWIGCDICEKWFHGKCVKITPAKAESIKQYKCPSCSMKRGRQ; from the exons ATGGAAATGGCTTCAATCTCTTCGAGTCCTCGCACGGTCGAAGAGATCTTCAAAGATTACAGCGGTCGTAGAGCTGGCATAGTTCGCGCTTTGACTTAcg AGAAGGAGAACTTGTGTCTATATGGACATCCAGATGAAAGTTGGGAAGTCACTCTTCCAGCAGAGGAAGTTCCACCGGAGCTTCCAGAGCCTGCGCTTGGCATCAATTTTGCTAGAGACGGGATGAACCGTAAAGATTGGCTTTCACTGGTTGCAGTGCACAGCGACTGTTGGTTGCTCTCTGTGGCATTCTATCTTGGAGCTCGGCTCAACCGTAACGAAAG GAAACGCTTATTTAGCTTGATCAATGAACTGCCCACTGTTTTTGAAGTCGTGACAGAAAGGAAGCCTGTGAAAGACAAGCCCAGCACAGATAGTGGAAGCAAATCCCGGGGCAGCACAAAG AGATCGAGTGATGGACTGGTGAAAAGCAACCCAAAGCTTGCAGATGAGAATTACGAAGAGGATGAAAACGAACACAGCGAAACCCTCTGTGGGAGCTGCGGTGGGAACTATAACGCGGATGAGTTTTGGATCGGCTGCGACATCTGTGAGAAGTGGTTCCATGGGAAATGCGTGAAGATCACTCCAGCTAAAGCCGAAAGTATCAAACAATACAAATGCCCATCTTGCAGCATGAAGCGTGGAAGGCAGTAG
- the LOC131326023 gene encoding jasmonate-induced oxygenase 2-like, which translates to MNCIQTWPEPIVRVQSLSDSGITAIPERYIKRISDRPSSSPLQSLAAGDNINIPVIDLSNVFSNDSSIRNHTLSLISSACREWGFFQVVNHGVSHELMSRTREAWREFFHLPLEVKQGYANSPATYEGYGSRLGVEKGMKLDWSDYFFLHLLPNTMRDQNKWPKLPLECRDLVAEYGEELVRLCGKLMKVFSTNLGLEQDYLQKSFGGEEIGACLRVNFYPKCPQPDLTLGLSPHSDPGGMTLLLPDEDVSGLQVRRGDNWVTVKPAPNAFIVNIGDQIQVLSNAKYKSVEHRVIVNSAKERVSLAFFYNPNGNIPIEPAKMLVTEDKPPLYKAMTFNEYRLFIRTRGPCGKSQVESLKSPC; encoded by the exons atGAACTGCATACAAACATGGCCGGAGCCCATAGTCCGAGTCCAATCACTCTCCGACAGCGGCATAACCGCCATCCCCGAACGGTACATCAAACGAATCTCCGACCGGCCTTCTTCTTCGCCACTCCAATCACTGGCGGCGGGTGACAACATCAATATCCCCGTGATCGATCTCTCCAACGTATTCTCCAACGACTCCTCCATCCGCAACCACACGCTGAGTCTCATCTCAAGCGCGTGCCGAGAGTGGGGTTTCTTTCAG GTGGTAAATCACGGAGTGAGCCACGAGCTAATGAGCCGCACCCGGGAGGCATGGCGCGAGTTCTTCCACCTCCCTCTGGAGGTGAAACAGGGCTACGCGAATTCTCCAGCGACGTACGAGGGTTACGGAAGCAGGCTAGGTGTGGAGAAAGGGATGAAGTTGGATTGGAGTGActattttttcctccatttgcTTCCTAACACAATGAGGGACCAGAATAAGTGGCCTAAGCTCCCTCTAGAGTGCAG GGATTTGGTAGCAGAATATGGTGAGGAATTGGTGAGGCTATGTGGGAAATTGATGAAAGTATTTTCAACAAATCTTGGATTGGAACAAGATTACCTCCAGAAATCTTTTGGTGGGGAGGAAATAGGTGCTTGCCTAAGGGTTAACTTCTACCCAAAGTGCCCACAACCTGACCTCACTCTGGGCCTCTCCCCGCACTCGGACCCCGGCGGCATGACCCTCCTCCTCCCCGACGAGGACGTCTCCGGCCTCCAAGTCCGGCGAGGTGATAACTGGGTCACCGTCAAGCCTGCCCCCAATGCCTTCATCGTCAACATTGGTGATCAAATTCAG GTGCTAAGCAATGCAAAATACAAGAGTGTGGAGCACAGGGTGATTGTGAATTCAGCAAAGGAGAGAGTATCGCTTGCCTTCTTCTACAATCCCAATGGCAACATTCCCATTGAACCTGCCAAGATGCTGGTAACAGAGGACAAGCCACCACTGTACAAAGCGATGACGTTTAACGAGTACAGGTTGTTCATCAGGACGAGGGGCCCGTGCGGCAAATCGCAAGTTGAATCGCTAAAATCTCCATGCTGA